The DNA segment CCTGCTGACCCTCATGGGCAGTTGGAACGACTTCGCCTGGCCGTTGATCGCGCTGAACGACAACGAGCTGTTCACCCTGCCGATCGGTCTGCTGTACCTGCAGAACCAGACCGCGCCCGACTACAACGCGATCATGGCGCTCGCCCTCATCTCCGTCCTGCCGATGGTGCTGCTGTTCCTGTTCTTCCAGCGCTACTTCGTGCAGGGCTTCGCCAGGAGTGGAATCAAATGACCCTGACCTACCTCTGCACGCTGCCACTCCCGGACTCCTGGTTCGAGCAGCTCGCCGACCGAATGCCCGACGTCGAGATCCACAGGCACGCGCCCGACTCCACCCCGTCGGCGGAGCTGCTCGCCGAGGTCGACCTGTTGCACACGAGCGAATGGCTGCCCGAGGCCGCAGCGGTCCCGGCCCTGCGATGCGTGCAGCTCGACACCTCGGGTGTGGACCACGTCCGGGGGACGTCGTTGTGGGACAGCGAGATCCCGATCGCGACCCTCGGCGGCATCGCGCCGATCCCGATGGCCGAGTACGCGATGATGGCGATCCTCGAGCTCTCGCACCGGATGCCGCTCATCGAGCGCCACCGCGCCGACAGGACCTGGCCGACGAACGCCGAGCGGCTCGCGACGCTGACGCCGAGGGAGCTGCGCGGGGCGACCGTGGGGATCGTGGGATACGGCCGGATCGGCCGCGAGATCTCGCGACTCGCCGAGGTGTTCGGCATGAACGTGCTCGGTGTCAGCCGATCCGGTCGGCCGCCGGTCGACGCCGAGAAGTTCGACACCGGGCGTCGCTCCGTCGCCGAGGACCGGGCCGAGCTGTTCGCAATGGACCGGCTCGATGAGGTGCTCCGTCGAAGCGACTTCCTCGTGGTCGTCGTCCCGCTCACGGAACTGACCCGCGGCATGATCGGCGCGCAGCAGCTCGACCTCCTGCCGCCGGGGGCCCACGTGATCAACATCGCGCGCGGAGGCATCGTCGACGAGTCGGCGCTGCTGGAACGGGTTCGCGACGGCCGGATCGCAGGGGTGGCGCTGGACGTGTTCGACGATGAGCCGCTTCCGCCGACCTCGGCCTGGTGGTCGGAGCCGAACGCGCTGGTCACCCCGCACGTCGCCGGACTCGCGCCGCAGTACCATGCACAGACGCTGGATCTCGTCGTCGAGAATCTGACGCGTCTCGCCGAGAACAGGCCGATCGTGAATGAGGTGGACCGTGCCGCAGGCTACTGAACCGCTGCTGGGGCCGAAGCGGCAACGCGAGCTGCTGAACTACATCCGTGCTTCGGGTGCAGGATCGGTCAACGAACTCGCCCGACACCTCAACGTGAGCGCATCCACCGTGCGCCGCGACCTCAACGAACTCCAGGACCGTGGCCTCCTCGAGCGGGTTCACGGCGGTGCGGCGCAGATCGATGACGACATCGAGCCGCTCCGCCAGCAGCGCGAAGTCTCGTTCGCTGCTGAGAAGCGGCGGATCGGGCAGGCGGCCGCCGCCCACATCGTCCAGGATTCCACCGTCCTGATCACCGGCGGCACGACCACCGAGGCGATGCTGCCGTTCCTCGGCGGGATCCAGGGGTTGACGGTGCTCACCAACAGCATCACGGTGGTCAATCGGCTCGCGCCGATGACGGACATCGACGTCATCGTGCTCGGGGGGCTGCTGCGCAGGCAGGAGATGAGTCTGCTCGGCCATCTCACGGTGGCGGCCGTCGCCGAGTTCGGGATCGACCAGGTGTACATCGGCGCGTTCGGCGTCGACCCCGAGAACGGCATCACCGGGACCAACCTCTCCGAGACCCAGACCGATCGCGCGCTCTCGACCTCCGCGGCCGAGCTCATCGTGCTCGCCGACCACTCGAAGCTCAGCCGGCGCGGACCGGTCCGACTGGTCCCGAACAGCGGTATCGCACGCCTGATCGTCGACGACGGCGCCGACGAACTGACGATCGCACGATTCAGGCAAGCCGGGGTGACCGTCGAGACATGCTGACTTCGACTGCCCACCTGGTGGGCGGGCTGGGCGCGAGCCTGCCCGCGATCGCCGCATTCAACGTCATCACGCTGGAGTTCGCACAGGGGATCGTCGCCGGCGCCGAGCGCGCGGGCGCACCGGTCCTCCTGTCGATCAGCCACAATGCCGTGAGGTTCCACGGCGGCCTCGGGGCCATCGCGGCCGGGTGCCTCGCCGTAGCCGAATCCGCCGCGGTGCCGGTGGCGCTGCACCTGGACCATTGCGAGGACGAGGAGCTCGTGCTCGAGGCCGCCGACGTGGGCTTCGCCTCGGCGATGTTCGACGCGTCCCGGCTCCCGTACTCCGAGAACGTGGCGGCGACGGCGCGCGTCGCCGGGCTCGGGCGAGAGCGCGGCCTCTGGATGGAGGCCGAACTCGGAGAGATCGGCGGCAAGGACGGCGCGCACGCTCCCGGCGTCCGAACCGATCCGGGCGAGGCCGCCGCGTTCGTCGCGTCGACCGGCGTCGACGGGCTGGCGGTCGCGGTGGGGACCTCCCATGCGATGACCACTCGCACGGCCCGGCCAGACGAGGAGCTCATCGCGAGGCTCGCGTCGACGCTCGAGGTCCCGCTGGTGCTGCACGGCTCCTCGGGGGTCGACGACGAGGGCCTGCGCGGTGCGGTGGCCGCCGGCATCCGGAAGGTCAACGTCGGGACGCAGCTCTCGGCGGCGTACTCGGGTGCGCTCGCCGAGTCCATCGGGGCACGCCCCGACCCCCGGCCGTCGTTGGCCGCTGCACGCGACGCGATCGCCGACGCGGTCGAGCATCTCGTGCGCGTCATCTCATTCCCCGCACGAACCGAACGTCCTGAAAGTGAGGAACACCATGTCCGCAACAGTGTCCGGACCCTCGACCCACGAGGGTGAGCCGACCGCAGCGGAGCTGCTCGCGGCCGGCGACATCGTCGGGCTCATGCGCGCCTGCCACGACCGCCGTCTGGAGCGCGAAGGGATCCCGATGGTCATCGGCCTCGCGGATGAACGCGGTGCCGTGCCCACCGCCGGGTCCGAGGCGCAGCTCGCCGAGGGTCGCGCGTACGCCGACGTGTTCGAGCGGTACTCCGCTGCACTCGTGCCCTGGGCGCGCAACGACGATGAGGGCGCGGTGATCACCGCGATGCAGGT comes from the Agromyces marinus genome and includes:
- a CDS encoding DeoR/GlpR family DNA-binding transcription regulator, encoding MPQATEPLLGPKRQRELLNYIRASGAGSVNELARHLNVSASTVRRDLNELQDRGLLERVHGGAAQIDDDIEPLRQQREVSFAAEKRRIGQAAAAHIVQDSTVLITGGTTTEAMLPFLGGIQGLTVLTNSITVVNRLAPMTDIDVIVLGGLLRRQEMSLLGHLTVAAVAEFGIDQVYIGAFGVDPENGITGTNLSETQTDRALSTSAAELIVLADHSKLSRRGPVRLVPNSGIARLIVDDGADELTIARFRQAGVTVETC
- a CDS encoding D-2-hydroxyacid dehydrogenase, translating into MTLTYLCTLPLPDSWFEQLADRMPDVEIHRHAPDSTPSAELLAEVDLLHTSEWLPEAAAVPALRCVQLDTSGVDHVRGTSLWDSEIPIATLGGIAPIPMAEYAMMAILELSHRMPLIERHRADRTWPTNAERLATLTPRELRGATVGIVGYGRIGREISRLAEVFGMNVLGVSRSGRPPVDAEKFDTGRRSVAEDRAELFAMDRLDEVLRRSDFLVVVVPLTELTRGMIGAQQLDLLPPGAHVINIARGGIVDESALLERVRDGRIAGVALDVFDDEPLPPTSAWWSEPNALVTPHVAGLAPQYHAQTLDLVVENLTRLAENRPIVNEVDRAAGY
- a CDS encoding class II fructose-bisphosphate aldolase produces the protein MLTSTAHLVGGLGASLPAIAAFNVITLEFAQGIVAGAERAGAPVLLSISHNAVRFHGGLGAIAAGCLAVAESAAVPVALHLDHCEDEELVLEAADVGFASAMFDASRLPYSENVAATARVAGLGRERGLWMEAELGEIGGKDGAHAPGVRTDPGEAAAFVASTGVDGLAVAVGTSHAMTTRTARPDEELIARLASTLEVPLVLHGSSGVDDEGLRGAVAAGIRKVNVGTQLSAAYSGALAESIGARPDPRPSLAAARDAIADAVEHLVRVISFPARTERPESEEHHVRNSVRTLDPRG